The genome window TTTGAAACAGCCTATTTTCCCATATCCAACAAGCCTGCGGATTTCAAGCGGACCGGCCAGAAACCCGAAGAGATGAGCTACCTGGAGCTGGACAAATACATCAATACCATGAAGCTCAACGGCGTCGACATCACCGCATACCAGGTGGACCTCTGGGCGAAGCTCTCCTTTCCGTTCGTCAGCTTCGTCCTGGCCCTCGTCGGCGTTCCGTTTTCGCTAAAATCCCAGCGGAGCGGGGGCATCGCTCTGGGGGTCGCGCTCACCCTGTTCATCGGCACCACCTATCTGGTCATCTTCTACATGGGGCTTTCGCTGGGTCATGCCTCCCGGCTGCCCCCCGTCATCGCGGCATGGGGACCGAACGCGCTGTTCCTGGCCGGGGGGGTATATCTGCTGGCGCGAGTCCGGAACTAGTACGAACTACGACGAACGGGAAGGCGCGCGGGAAATCTTCTCCAGTATCCGCTCCTGGAATTCGGCGGGCCTGTCGATTTCCATTTCCACCGAAAGGACACGAAGCGGCAGCCCCGAAAGAAGAGAGGCGGCTTTCACCCCGTCTTTTCCCGTCGTCACGATGAAGTCGGCGCCCCGCTCCCGAAAGGAGGCGGCGATGATGTCCGTGTGGGATCTCTGGTAAGCGGCATGATCGGGAAAAACGAAAAACTCCCGCACATCAGCGCCCAGGGCGGAGAGCATCTTCCGGAACCGATTCGGGTGGCCGATACCGCAAAAGGCAACGACGACTGCCCCCCGCAGCAATTCCACACCCTGGGATTCCGCGCGGCCGCCCTCCAAAAGAGACCCGGGGACCAGCCGTCCCTCGAATATTTTCTCGGAAGGCACCCGCTTTTCCACTTCCCTCCGGCCTTGGCCGTCAACTTCCCCCGTAAGGAGGACGACATCCGCCGCCGAAAGCGCCGCGGCCGGCTCGCGCAGCACCCCGGCGGGAAACACCCGGCCATTGCCGAAGGGGCGCTGGCCGCGCAAAAGAACAATATCCACCGAACGCTCCAGCCGGAGATGCTGAAAGCCGTCATCGAGCACGATGACATCGGCGCCGAAGGCGGCGACGGCCCTGCGCGCCGCCGCAAGCCGGTTTCGGCCCGTGATGACGGGCATGTCGGGAAAGCTTCGCGCCAGCATGGCGGCCTCATCGCCCGCGGGCGGCGAATCCATCACCTTGCCTTTTCCGTCCCCGACGGCGGCCACTTCCTTCAGCGAGCCGCCGTATCCCCGGCTCACAATCGCCGGCCGGAATCCCCTCTCCCGCAGAAACCGGGCGATCCAGGCCACGGTCGGGGTCTTGCCCGTCCCGCCCAGGACCAGATTGCCCACGGAGACCACCGGCCGCTCGAAATGAAACGGCTTCTCTCCCCCCGGCTGGTGCGACTGGCGGCGCAGGCGCATCGCCTTTCCATACGCCCAGCCCGCCGGAGCAAGCCCTCCCGAAAGAAGGCGACTCCAGATCGGAGCGGCCGGGTCTCCGTCCAGCGCCGAAAGAATGGTCCCCCGAAAGCTCATGCGCCCGTTCTTCCTTCTTCGCCAAGGGCTTCGGCCAGAAAACTCACCGTGCGCCCGGCCGCCCCCTGATTCGAGCGGACAAAGGCCCGGGCGCTCGCCCCGGCCGCCTCTCTCGATCGCTCGTCCGAAAACCACTCGAAAAGAACGCTCCGCATCTCTTCCTCATCCGCGACCTGCCGCCCCGCGCCCTGCTGAAGAAGACGCTCCGACATCTCGGAAAAATTCGTCATGTGCGGCCCGAACAGGACGGGAACCCCCCAGCGGGCAGCCTCGATGGGGTTCTGGCCGCCGTGCGGGATCAGGCTGCCGCCGAGGAATGCAGCCGTCGCGCATTCATAGGCGGCCGCCAACTCCCCCATCACATCCAGCAGCACGACGCGCCCGCCCGGCGGAGGTGCGCTCCCCTCCGCCTTCAGCGAAGACCAGCGGCGCACCTCAAATCCCTCGTTCCGCATCGCCCTTTCCGCCTCGTCGATTCTCTCGAGATGGCGCGGCGCCAAAAGCACTCCCATGGTCGGAAAATGGGACTGCAGCGCCCTGCAGACGCGCGCAACCGCCTCCTCCTCGCCGCGATGGGTGCTCCCGGCGACAAGAACGGGGGCGCAGCCGCCCAGCCCATAGCGACGCCGCGCGGCCATTTCTTCTCTGGCGTCCGAAACGGGCATATCGTACTTCATGTTCCCCGTGACTTCGACGCGGCGCGCACCGAGAGAGCGATACCGCTTTGCATCGCCTTCCTCCCGGGCCGCGACCGCGGAGAGCATTTCGAGCAGCGGGCGGAACAAGAAGCGGAATTTTTGGTAGCGGCGATACGATCTTTCCGAAAGCCGGCCGTTGACGAGAACGACGGGCATCTGTCTCCGGCGCGATTCCCGGATCAGGTTCGGCCAAAGCTCGGTCTCCACGATCACCAGAGCGCTTGCCCGGGTGCGATCCAGCGCCGAAAGAACCGCCTTCGGAAAGTCGAAGGGGACGTAAAACACCATCCTGACGCCTTCTATCTTCTCTGCCGCGGCCCGCCCTGTCGGGGTCACGGTGGAGAGAACGATTTCGCGGTCCGGCCATCTTTTGCGAATCGCGGAGATCAGCACCTCGGCGACCCCCATCTCGCCGACAGAAACAGCATGGATCCATATCCGGCCGCCGCTTCCGGGCGGCGGGAGGGGGGGGATGCGGCCGAACCGCTCACCGAATCCTTCGAGGGGCCGCCCCCGTCCCCATCCGCGTACCAGGAAAACCAGCAACAGCAAGGGGGAGAAGAGCCAGAGCCCGAGACGATAGAGAAAGAAGATGAAGGCGGTCATGGGCGGTTCCCGAGGGCGGCTCGGGCCTCCTCGTTCACCGCGAGAAGGCGCCGCTCAACCTCGGCCCGGTACTCCTCCAGGGAACCGTCCTCTTTCACCTCGGTAATTTCGAGAGGCTCCCCATAGGAGAGGATCAGCCGTGTAAAGGGGAAGGGGATGATCGTTCTGTCCCACGTGTTCAGCCGAAAGCAGGACGAGGCCGCAAACCCCAGGGGAACGACGGGAAGGCCGGTCATCGCGGCCAGAAAGACAACGCCCGGCTTCAGTTTTTCCGCGGGGCCCTTGGGGCCGTCCGGGGTCACGGCAAGATGAAAGCCCGCTTTGGCCGCCCGGGCCATCTCCCGAAGGGAAACGGCGCCCCCTTTCTGGCGGCCGTCCATGCCCGCGGATGAACCCCGGACACAGCGGCTGCCGAGCCCCGCAACGATCTGGGCGAGCAGCTCTCCATCCCGGCTTCGGCTCGCCAGGCAGGCCCGCGGAACGCCCGGATAGAAAAACGACGGCAGCGCAATCTGGTGATGCCAGAAAACGCCGATATACGATCCGCTGGGTTCGCCGAGAATTTCCCGGTGCCGGTCGGGCTGAAGGCACTCGCCCCGGGAGGTGGCGTAGACGAATTTCAGCCAGGCGGCGACGCCCGCCCCGGCCATTCGGACGGAAAGCGGCGCCGCGGGATCGCAGCCCCATTCGTCGTAAACCGCGCGGGTGCCCTCTTCCGGTGTTCGGCTCAATCGAAAGACTCCATCATGTCCCGTATATGATCGGCCGCGGCGGCGTAGGGATTTTTTTCGGACAGCATCGAGCGCACCCGCGCAAAAGCTTCCTTTTGCGCGGAAGAGAGCCCTGGATTTTCCAGAATATCTATCATCAGTGCGGCAATTTTTTCTGGCCGTACATCTGCCTGGTAAAGTTCGGGCACTGCCCCCTTCCCCGACATCAAATTCACCAGACTGATGTAATCCACCTTCAACAGGAAGTATTTCACGAGAAAATAGCTCAGCCGATCGCCCGCATACACGACCACCATCGGCGTTTCCAAAAGAGCGGTTTCGAGGGCTGCCGTTCCGCTGGCGAGCACGGCTGCGTCCGCCGCCCGCATCAAGGCGTTTGCGCTTCCCCGAACGACATGAATGAAACGCTCATCCGGCGAGAGGCGCCCCGCAACGGTACCCGGCGGCAAGGCTTCCGCCTCGGAAACCGCAAAAAAAGCGTCGGAATATTTTTCCCTCAGCCGGCGGGCGGCACCCGCCATGGGCGGCAGCAAACGCTCAATCTCCTTCATGCGGCTGCCAGGAAAAAGAGCGATGGTGCGCCCCCCCTCGGGAATCCCGAGCGATTCGCGCGATTGCTCGCGGGAGGGAAAATCACGCAACGCATAGGCGAGAGGATTTCCCACATACACGGCACGGCCGCCCTCTTTTTGAAAATAGGCCGGCTCGAACGGATAGATAGAAAGGCTGAAATCGAAGAGGCGGGCAATCTTTTTCGAGCGCCCCTCCCACCATGCCCAGACCTGGGGGGTGATGAAATAGGCGAGCCGTGGCGGGTCCGGAAGTTTTTTCAAGGCACCGGCGACGGCCAAGTTGAAACCCGGATAATCCACCATGATGACCACATCCGGCGGGCTACGCCGGACGCGCCGGACCAGGTCGTTCCGGATCTTCCGCAGCTGGAAATACGCTTTCGGAACATCCAAAAACCCGATGACCCCATGGGCCGCGATGTCGTGGATGACTTCGGCCCCCGCCCTCCGCATTTGCTCGCCGCCCATGCCGAATATCTCGAGATGGTCATATCTTTTCTGGAGTTCCGCTGCGAGGCAGGCCGCGTGGAGATCGCCGGAGGGTTCCCCGGCGACCATCATGATTCTTCTTTTTGAGGAAGTCATTCTTCGGGAGCTTCCTTCCAACCCACAAGCGCGATCCCGGCTTTGTCCGCTTCCGCCAGGGTGGCTTCCTTGTCCAGAAGAAACGTCTGCCCGGCTTCAAGGATCAAGGCCGCGGCACCGCCCTTCCGCATGGCGCGGATTGTT of bacterium contains these proteins:
- a CDS encoding LptF/LptG family permease; this translates as FETAYFPISNKPADFKRTGQKPEEMSYLELDKYINTMKLNGVDITAYQVDLWAKLSFPFVSFVLALVGVPFSLKSQRSGGIALGVALTLFIGTTYLVIFYMGLSLGHASRLPPVIAAWGPNALFLAGGVYLLARVRN
- the lpxK gene encoding tetraacyldisaccharide 4'-kinase — encoded protein: MSFRGTILSALDGDPAAPIWSRLLSGGLAPAGWAYGKAMRLRRQSHQPGGEKPFHFERPVVSVGNLVLGGTGKTPTVAWIARFLRERGFRPAIVSRGYGGSLKEVAAVGDGKGKVMDSPPAGDEAAMLARSFPDMPVITGRNRLAAARRAVAAFGADVIVLDDGFQHLRLERSVDIVLLRGQRPFGNGRVFPAGVLREPAAALSAADVVLLTGEVDGQGRREVEKRVPSEKIFEGRLVPGSLLEGGRAESQGVELLRGAVVVAFCGIGHPNRFRKMLSALGADVREFFVFPDHAAYQRSHTDIIAASFRERGADFIVTTGKDGVKAASLLSGLPLRVLSVEMEIDRPAEFQERILEKISRAPSRSS
- a CDS encoding 3-deoxy-D-manno-octulosonic acid transferase, with product MTAFIFFLYRLGLWLFSPLLLLVFLVRGWGRGRPLEGFGERFGRIPPLPPPGSGGRIWIHAVSVGEMGVAEVLISAIRKRWPDREIVLSTVTPTGRAAAEKIEGVRMVFYVPFDFPKAVLSALDRTRASALVIVETELWPNLIRESRRRQMPVVLVNGRLSERSYRRYQKFRFLFRPLLEMLSAVAAREEGDAKRYRSLGARRVEVTGNMKYDMPVSDAREEMAARRRYGLGGCAPVLVAGSTHRGEEEAVARVCRALQSHFPTMGVLLAPRHLERIDEAERAMRNEGFEVRRWSSLKAEGSAPPPGGRVVLLDVMGELAAAYECATAAFLGGSLIPHGGQNPIEAARWGVPVLFGPHMTNFSEMSERLLQQGAGRQVADEEEMRSVLFEWFSDERSREAAGASARAFVRSNQGAAGRTVSFLAEALGEEGRTGA
- a CDS encoding lysophospholipid acyltransferase family protein, whose product is MSRTPEEGTRAVYDEWGCDPAAPLSVRMAGAGVAAWLKFVYATSRGECLQPDRHREILGEPSGSYIGVFWHHQIALPSFFYPGVPRACLASRSRDGELLAQIVAGLGSRCVRGSSAGMDGRQKGGAVSLREMARAAKAGFHLAVTPDGPKGPAEKLKPGVVFLAAMTGLPVVPLGFAASSCFRLNTWDRTIIPFPFTRLILSYGEPLEITEVKEDGSLEEYRAEVERRLLAVNEEARAALGNRP
- the lpxB gene encoding lipid-A-disaccharide synthase, with translation MTSSKRRIMMVAGEPSGDLHAACLAAELQKRYDHLEIFGMGGEQMRRAGAEVIHDIAAHGVIGFLDVPKAYFQLRKIRNDLVRRVRRSPPDVVIMVDYPGFNLAVAGALKKLPDPPRLAYFITPQVWAWWEGRSKKIARLFDFSLSIYPFEPAYFQKEGGRAVYVGNPLAYALRDFPSREQSRESLGIPEGGRTIALFPGSRMKEIERLLPPMAGAARRLREKYSDAFFAVSEAEALPPGTVAGRLSPDERFIHVVRGSANALMRAADAAVLASGTAALETALLETPMVVVYAGDRLSYFLVKYFLLKVDYISLVNLMSGKGAVPELYQADVRPEKIAALMIDILENPGLSSAQKEAFARVRSMLSEKNPYAAAADHIRDMMESFD